A DNA window from Pseudarthrobacter sp. W1I19 contains the following coding sequences:
- a CDS encoding TspO/MBR family protein, producing MQPYAGQLEPSPRKNQDRPGVSRQVLLLVAFLAASFLVAGLGSLATFNNVTGWYAAADKAPWSPPDWVFGPVWTFLYAGMAVAAWLVWREQEPGTPRALGLYGLQLALNLAWTPVFFGLYPAIGGAALWLALGIIIALIAAVAVTVLAFGPISRTAGLLLLPYVSWLVFATTLNGWAALNN from the coding sequence ATGCAGCCGTATGCCGGACAGTTGGAGCCATCCCCGCGGAAAAATCAGGACCGGCCGGGCGTCAGCAGACAAGTCCTGCTGTTGGTTGCCTTCCTGGCTGCATCGTTCCTTGTTGCGGGTCTCGGCTCACTCGCCACCTTCAATAACGTGACAGGCTGGTACGCCGCCGCGGACAAGGCGCCCTGGTCACCGCCGGACTGGGTGTTCGGCCCGGTCTGGACTTTTCTCTACGCCGGGATGGCCGTGGCCGCATGGCTGGTATGGCGCGAGCAGGAACCCGGCACCCCGCGCGCATTGGGGTTATACGGCCTCCAGCTTGCCTTGAACCTTGCGTGGACGCCCGTGTTCTTCGGCCTCTACCCCGCCATCGGCGGAGCTGCCCTGTGGCTGGCCCTGGGCATCATCATTGCCCTGATCGCCGCCGTCGCGGTTACCGTGCTGGCCTTCGGCCCCATCAGCCGCACGGCAGGCCTGCTTCTGCTGCCGTACGTGTCCTGGCTGGTGTTCGCCACAACGCTGAACGGGTGGGCCGCCCTCAACAACTGA
- a CDS encoding L-serine ammonia-lyase, whose protein sequence is MAVGVFDLFSIGIGPSSSHTVGPMRAAAVFAEELKSSGALDRVASLRVDLYGSLAATGHGHGTMTAILLGLEGFHPELILPDEVEERLSAIAETGILKLAGEVPLPYGVKDMVLRPLTILPRHTNGMTFTIFDAEDEILHTATFFSVGGGFIVREGEEDAARQQLEESKKELPLPFRTAAELLGRCQSKGLSIADIMLVNEKASRSEEDIREGLLHIWSVMEDCVQVSLKREGLLPGGLKVRRRAPDWHDRLLKEDKDRDPKYWQEWVNLIALAVNEENASGGRVVTAPTNGAAGIIPAVLYYALHYAPGMENATQEDRDDVVVKFLLTAGAVGVLYKEQASISGAEVGCQGEVGSASSMAAAGLAEVMGGTPAQVENAAEIAMEHNLGLTCDPIGGLVQVPCIERNAIAAAKAINAAKMALWGDGSHRVSLDEVIVTMRETGKDMSSKYKETAMGGLAVNVAVC, encoded by the coding sequence ATGGCTGTTGGTGTCTTTGATCTCTTCTCCATCGGGATCGGGCCTTCGAGTTCGCACACCGTAGGGCCGATGCGGGCTGCGGCCGTCTTCGCCGAGGAGCTGAAGTCCTCCGGAGCGCTGGACCGAGTGGCGTCGCTGCGGGTGGACCTTTATGGTTCGCTCGCGGCGACCGGCCACGGGCACGGCACCATGACCGCGATCCTGCTGGGACTGGAGGGCTTCCATCCGGAGCTGATCCTGCCGGACGAGGTGGAGGAACGGCTGAGCGCGATTGCCGAAACCGGAATCCTGAAACTGGCCGGTGAGGTGCCCCTGCCGTATGGGGTGAAGGACATGGTGCTGCGGCCGCTGACCATACTGCCGCGGCACACTAACGGCATGACCTTCACCATCTTCGACGCCGAGGACGAGATCCTGCACACCGCCACGTTCTTCTCCGTGGGCGGCGGCTTCATCGTCCGGGAAGGCGAGGAGGACGCTGCACGGCAACAGCTGGAGGAGTCCAAGAAAGAACTTCCGCTGCCGTTCCGGACCGCCGCGGAACTTTTGGGGCGCTGCCAGTCCAAAGGACTTTCCATTGCCGACATCATGCTGGTCAACGAGAAGGCCTCCCGCTCGGAAGAGGACATCCGCGAGGGCCTGCTGCACATCTGGTCGGTGATGGAGGACTGCGTGCAGGTGTCCCTGAAGCGTGAAGGGCTGCTGCCCGGGGGACTGAAGGTCCGCCGTCGTGCGCCTGACTGGCATGACCGGCTGCTGAAGGAAGACAAGGACCGGGACCCGAAGTATTGGCAGGAGTGGGTTAACTTGATCGCCCTGGCCGTCAACGAGGAAAACGCGTCCGGCGGCCGGGTGGTCACCGCCCCCACCAACGGCGCGGCCGGGATCATCCCGGCGGTGCTGTACTACGCACTGCATTATGCCCCCGGGATGGAGAATGCCACCCAGGAGGACCGCGACGACGTCGTGGTGAAGTTCCTGCTCACCGCGGGCGCCGTCGGGGTGCTCTACAAGGAGCAGGCGTCTATCTCCGGGGCTGAGGTGGGCTGCCAGGGCGAGGTAGGATCGGCGTCGTCCATGGCAGCGGCCGGACTGGCCGAGGTGATGGGCGGAACACCCGCCCAGGTGGAAAACGCGGCCGAGATCGCGATGGAACACAACCTGGGCCTGACCTGCGACCCGATCGGCGGCCTGGTCCAGGTGCCCTGCATCGAACGCAACGCAATCGCCGCGGCCAAGGCCATCAACGCCGCGAAGATGGCGCTGTGGGGTGACGGTTCGCACCGCGTCTCGCTCGATGAGGTCATTGTGACCATGCGCGAGACCGGCAAGGACATGAGCTCCAAATACAAGGAAACCGCCATGGGCGGCCTGGCTGTCAATGTGGCCGTGTGTTAG
- the gcvH gene encoding glycine cleavage system protein GcvH — protein sequence MAKVAADLQYSDEHEWMAREGGNLVSIGISAVATDALGDIVYVDLPEVGATVTAGETCGEVESTKSVSDLYSPVTGEVVEINTGVVDDPALINNDPYGAGWLFKVAAESEGPLLSAQEYASKNGGDL from the coding sequence ATGGCTAAAGTTGCCGCTGACCTGCAGTACTCCGACGAGCACGAGTGGATGGCCCGGGAGGGTGGGAACCTGGTTTCGATCGGGATTTCCGCTGTCGCTACGGATGCCCTCGGCGACATCGTCTACGTGGACTTGCCCGAGGTGGGTGCCACGGTGACTGCGGGGGAGACGTGTGGTGAAGTGGAGTCCACGAAGTCGGTCTCCGATTTGTACTCACCAGTGACGGGTGAGGTGGTGGAGATCAATACTGGAGTTGTGGATGATCCCGCGCTGATCAACAACGATCCGTATGGCGCCGGCTGGCTCTTCAAGGTAGCTGCCGAGTCCGAAGGACCCCTGTTGTCCGCGCAGGAGTACGCCTCCAAAAATGGCGGGGACCTTTAA
- the gcvT gene encoding glycine cleavage system aminomethyltransferase GcvT: MSEKYTALYAEHKKLGASFTDFGGWQMPLKYTSELAEHHAVRKSAGLFDLSHMGEVWVTGPEAAAFLDYALVGKISAMPVGKAKYSLICNEDGGIIDDLITYRRPLAADGTDVFLVVPNAGNAAVVAAELAKRAAGFDVQVDDASDTTSLIAVQGPKAQELLLRLVPAAHHGLVAELKYYAAVEVPFLVGGAGLALLLARTGYTGEDGFEIFVSNDDAPGLWQSLVAIADDGELTPAGLASRDSLRLEAGMPLYGNELSLQGDPFAAGLGPVVALSKEGDFVGKAALAAKKEAGAGSTAGRRLVGLKGLGRRAGRAHYPVLKDGSVVGEVTSGQPSPTLGYPIAMAYVDVEFTQPGTALDIDLRGKAEPFGVVDLPFYKRSL; the protein is encoded by the coding sequence ATGAGTGAGAAGTACACCGCTCTTTACGCGGAGCACAAGAAGCTGGGTGCCTCCTTTACCGACTTCGGCGGCTGGCAGATGCCACTGAAGTACACCTCCGAGCTCGCCGAGCACCATGCCGTCCGCAAGAGCGCCGGGCTGTTCGACCTTTCCCACATGGGCGAGGTCTGGGTCACCGGGCCGGAGGCCGCCGCGTTCCTGGACTACGCCCTGGTGGGAAAAATTTCCGCTATGCCCGTGGGCAAAGCCAAATACTCGCTGATCTGCAACGAGGACGGCGGCATCATCGACGACCTCATCACCTACCGGCGGCCACTGGCTGCCGACGGCACCGACGTCTTCCTGGTGGTCCCCAATGCCGGCAATGCCGCCGTGGTGGCCGCTGAACTGGCCAAGCGGGCTGCCGGGTTCGACGTGCAGGTGGACGACGCTTCCGATACCACTTCGCTGATCGCGGTGCAGGGCCCCAAGGCGCAGGAGCTGCTGCTCCGCCTGGTTCCGGCCGCCCACCACGGCCTCGTGGCGGAACTGAAGTACTACGCCGCCGTCGAGGTCCCCTTCCTGGTGGGCGGCGCAGGGCTGGCCCTGCTGCTCGCCCGGACCGGCTACACCGGCGAAGACGGTTTCGAGATCTTTGTGTCCAACGACGACGCCCCCGGGCTTTGGCAGTCGCTTGTTGCCATCGCCGACGACGGGGAGCTGACGCCCGCGGGCCTGGCTTCCCGCGACTCCCTCCGGCTCGAAGCGGGGATGCCCCTTTACGGCAATGAACTGTCGCTGCAGGGCGACCCGTTCGCAGCAGGCCTGGGACCCGTCGTCGCCCTGTCCAAGGAAGGCGACTTCGTGGGCAAGGCCGCCCTGGCAGCCAAAAAGGAAGCGGGCGCCGGCTCCACCGCCGGGCGCAGGCTCGTCGGGCTCAAGGGATTGGGCCGCCGCGCCGGCCGAGCCCACTACCCGGTCCTCAAGGACGGCAGCGTCGTCGGCGAGGTCACCTCCGGCCAGCCCTCGCCCACCCTCGGCTACCCCATAGCCATGGCATACGTCGACGTCGAGTTCACCCAGCCCGGCACGGCACTGGACATCGATCTCCGCGGCAAGGCAGAGCCCTTCGGAGTCGTCGACCTCCCGTTCTACAAGCGCTCCCTGTAA
- the gcvP gene encoding aminomethyl-transferring glycine dehydrogenase, with protein sequence MEFLVTAISSASPASALPAPAIPATAPAATFVDRHIGARRQADVDTMLKAVGYDSVDALVDSAVPKDIRQDSALELAGALSEVEALAELRRLAAKNKTAVQMIGQGYYDTVTPPVIRRNILEGPAWYTAYTPYQPEISQGRLEALLNFQSMVEDLVGLPIANASLLDEATAVAEAVLMMRRANKNAAARDGKTVLDADCLPQTIAIVKGRAEALGFEVEVADLAQGLPDGAINGVVLQQPGVSGRVWDQSAVIAEAKERGALVTVAADLLALTLITPPGEQGADIAVGSAQRFGVPLFYGGPHAAYMAVQKGLERSMPGRLVGVSKDNAGVPAYRLALQTREQHIRREKATSNICTAQALLAIVASMYAVYHGPEGLKAIARSAHTHAKTLAASLKAAGFDVLQTSFFDTVTVSVPGQAAGIVAAAEAKGINLRSIDADTVGFSTDETTTPAIVAGVLEAFGASAVEAEGDAFALDAAVERSSDFLQHPVFNTHRSETQLLRYIRKLSDRDLALDRTMIPLGSCTMKLNATAEMEAISWPEFASIHPFAPDSQTEGWRELIADLEAQLTEITGYDQVSIQPNAGSQGELAGLLAIRGYHHSRGDQQRNICLIPASAHGTNAASAVLAGMKVVVVATAPDGTIDHTDLYAKIEAHKEALSCIMITYPSTHGVYDADVREVCDAVHAAGGQVYIDGANLNALVGLAQPGKFGGDVSHLNLHKTFCIPHGGGGPGVGPVAAKAHLAPFMPGNAATWTEGNDVPISASKYGSAGVLPISWAYVKLMGGQGLTEATKSALLAANYVAARLNDFFPVLYTGEGGLVAHECILDLRELTAKTGVTAEDVAKRLIDYGFHAPTLAFPVAGTLMVEPTESEDLGEIDRFIEAMISIRAEIDQVANGEFSVADSPLRNAPHTAAAAISSDWDRAYPREQAVFPVKSLRQDKYFPPVGRIDGAAGDRNLICSCPPLSEFEVSTSSTTGSEG encoded by the coding sequence ATGGAGTTCCTCGTGACTGCTATCTCGTCCGCCTCCCCAGCCTCCGCCCTTCCAGCCCCGGCCATTCCCGCCACTGCTCCGGCTGCCACCTTCGTTGACCGGCACATCGGCGCCCGCCGCCAGGCCGACGTCGACACCATGCTTAAAGCCGTGGGCTACGACAGCGTGGATGCGCTGGTTGACAGCGCCGTGCCCAAGGACATCCGCCAGGATTCGGCACTGGAGCTGGCCGGCGCACTGAGCGAAGTCGAGGCGCTCGCTGAGCTGCGCAGGCTGGCGGCGAAGAACAAAACCGCTGTGCAGATGATCGGCCAGGGCTACTACGACACCGTGACCCCGCCGGTGATCCGCCGCAACATCCTTGAGGGCCCGGCGTGGTACACCGCGTACACGCCCTACCAGCCCGAGATCTCCCAGGGCCGCCTCGAAGCACTGCTGAATTTCCAGTCCATGGTCGAGGACCTGGTGGGGCTGCCCATCGCCAATGCTTCCCTGCTGGATGAAGCCACCGCCGTGGCCGAGGCCGTGCTGATGATGCGCCGGGCCAACAAGAACGCAGCCGCCCGGGACGGCAAGACGGTGCTGGATGCGGACTGCCTGCCGCAGACCATCGCCATCGTCAAGGGCCGTGCCGAGGCGCTCGGCTTCGAGGTGGAGGTCGCTGACCTCGCCCAGGGACTGCCCGACGGCGCTATCAACGGTGTTGTCCTCCAGCAGCCCGGCGTTTCCGGCCGGGTCTGGGACCAGTCCGCCGTCATCGCCGAGGCGAAGGAACGCGGCGCGCTGGTCACCGTCGCAGCCGACCTCCTGGCACTCACCCTCATCACGCCTCCCGGCGAGCAGGGCGCGGACATCGCCGTTGGCTCAGCCCAGCGTTTTGGCGTCCCGTTGTTCTACGGCGGCCCGCATGCCGCCTACATGGCGGTACAGAAGGGCCTGGAACGCTCCATGCCCGGCCGCCTGGTGGGGGTCTCCAAGGACAACGCCGGAGTGCCCGCCTACCGTCTGGCCCTCCAAACCCGTGAGCAGCACATCCGCCGCGAGAAGGCCACCTCCAACATCTGCACCGCCCAGGCCCTGCTGGCGATCGTTGCCTCGATGTACGCGGTGTACCACGGCCCGGAGGGCCTGAAGGCGATCGCCCGGTCCGCGCACACCCACGCCAAGACCCTCGCGGCGTCCCTCAAAGCCGCCGGCTTCGACGTGCTGCAGACCAGCTTCTTCGATACCGTCACGGTCTCCGTTCCCGGCCAGGCCGCGGGCATTGTCGCCGCCGCCGAAGCCAAGGGCATCAACCTGCGCAGCATTGACGCGGACACGGTGGGCTTCTCCACCGATGAAACGACGACGCCGGCAATCGTCGCCGGGGTGCTGGAAGCTTTTGGCGCCTCCGCGGTTGAAGCCGAGGGTGACGCTTTCGCCCTGGACGCCGCCGTCGAACGTTCCTCCGACTTCCTGCAGCACCCGGTGTTCAACACCCACCGGTCCGAGACCCAGCTGCTGCGCTACATCCGGAAGCTTAGCGACCGGGACCTGGCCCTGGACCGCACCATGATCCCGCTGGGTTCCTGCACCATGAAGCTGAACGCCACCGCCGAGATGGAAGCCATCTCCTGGCCCGAATTCGCCTCCATCCACCCGTTCGCCCCCGACTCCCAGACCGAAGGCTGGCGCGAGCTGATTGCCGATCTGGAAGCACAGCTGACCGAAATCACCGGGTATGACCAGGTGTCCATCCAGCCCAACGCCGGTTCACAGGGCGAGCTCGCCGGCCTGCTTGCCATCCGCGGCTACCACCACTCCCGGGGCGACCAGCAGCGCAACATCTGCCTGATCCCGGCCTCGGCACACGGCACGAACGCCGCGTCGGCTGTGCTGGCGGGCATGAAGGTTGTTGTGGTGGCCACAGCGCCGGATGGCACCATCGACCACACCGACCTGTACGCCAAGATCGAGGCCCACAAGGAGGCCCTGTCCTGCATCATGATCACCTACCCCTCCACTCACGGTGTGTATGACGCCGACGTGCGGGAAGTCTGCGACGCTGTCCACGCCGCTGGCGGCCAGGTGTACATCGACGGGGCCAACCTCAACGCCCTGGTGGGGCTGGCACAGCCGGGCAAGTTCGGCGGCGATGTCTCGCACCTGAACCTGCACAAGACCTTCTGCATCCCGCACGGCGGCGGCGGACCCGGCGTGGGACCGGTTGCTGCCAAGGCGCACCTGGCACCGTTTATGCCCGGCAATGCTGCAACGTGGACCGAGGGAAACGACGTGCCGATCTCAGCGTCCAAGTATGGCTCAGCCGGCGTGCTGCCCATCTCCTGGGCCTACGTGAAGCTGATGGGCGGCCAGGGCCTCACCGAGGCCACTAAGTCCGCCCTGCTCGCCGCGAACTACGTCGCCGCCCGGCTGAACGACTTCTTCCCGGTCCTGTACACCGGTGAAGGCGGACTGGTAGCGCACGAGTGCATCCTGGACCTGCGCGAGCTGACTGCGAAGACCGGCGTCACCGCGGAGGACGTGGCCAAGCGCCTCATCGACTACGGCTTCCACGCACCCACCCTGGCGTTCCCCGTTGCGGGCACCCTAATGGTGGAACCCACCGAATCCGAGGACCTCGGCGAGATCGACCGGTTTATCGAGGCCATGATCTCCATCCGTGCCGAAATCGACCAGGTGGCGAACGGCGAGTTCTCAGTCGCGGACAGCCCGCTGCGCAACGCCCCGCACACCGCGGCCGCCGCCATCAGCAGCGACTGGGACCGCGCCTACCCGCGCGAGCAGGCAGTGTTCCCGGTGAAATCGCTCAGGCAGGACAAGTACTTCCCGCCGGTGGGCCGCATCGACGGGGCAGCCGGAGACCGCAACCTGATCTGCTCCTGCCCGCCGCTTTCCGAGTTCGAGGTTTCGACAAGCTCAACCACCGGCTCGGAAGGCTGA
- a CDS encoding TetR/AcrR family transcriptional regulator gives MARKPVARDAVLDAFEELLIDVGERAATLDAVAKRAGVSKGGLLYHFPNKETLIAATLERLDRLAGEDLDAMAAAPEGAAAYFIRSSLWSDTPMDRSFVAATRLAEVAHEEARRRFAAIQHQWLELIGEDVGPAMAKAVLYMGDGLYFNAMWESGPSGKAGSREADVKELLAAVERLRG, from the coding sequence ATGGCCAGAAAACCCGTGGCGCGGGATGCAGTCCTCGACGCCTTTGAAGAACTCCTGATTGACGTGGGGGAACGTGCCGCCACCCTGGATGCCGTGGCGAAACGGGCAGGCGTCTCCAAGGGCGGGCTGCTGTACCACTTCCCCAACAAGGAAACGCTGATCGCGGCCACCCTTGAGCGGCTGGACCGCCTGGCGGGGGAGGACCTCGACGCCATGGCGGCGGCACCGGAAGGGGCGGCTGCCTATTTCATTCGGTCATCGCTCTGGTCCGACACCCCCATGGACCGGTCCTTCGTCGCCGCCACGCGCCTGGCTGAAGTGGCCCACGAGGAAGCCCGCCGCCGCTTCGCTGCCATCCAGCACCAGTGGCTGGAGCTCATCGGCGAAGATGTGGGCCCGGCCATGGCAAAAGCTGTGCTTTACATGGGGGACGGGCTGTACTTCAACGCCATGTGGGAGAGTGGGCCGTCCGGAAAGGCCGGAAGCCGGGAGGCCGATGTGAAGGAACTGCTGGCCGCCGTCGAGCGGCTGCGGGGCTAG